The genomic segment GTTTCGTGCGCATCGACGAGAACGATCGCCTGACCATTCCCGATTTTCTCGGCAATCACTATTTCAACACGCTCGGCAATATTGTCGCCAATGGCAAAGCTGGCTTGCTGTTTCCCGATTTCGACACGGGGGACCTGTTGCAGCTGACGGGAGACGCAAGAGTCGAACTCGATGCCAACGCCGAGGCGACCTTTCAGGGCAGCGAACATATCTGGACGTTCACGCCGCGCCGCATGGTTTATCGCGCGAAGGCTGCCGGATTGCGATGGCATGCACGTGCGGACGGGCAATCGCCATTCAATGCGACCACCGGCGTGTGGAACGCCTAGCGGAGTAGAAGAAGCTTAAAGCCAGATCTGCGCCGCATCGGCACCGGCGCGATAAGTGCCCACCGTCTGCACCGTGTTGCGATTGACCAGCGGACGGCCATACATCGGATGGGTCATGCTGCGCACTTCGTGGTCGATGGTAAATACGGTGCGGCCGCTATCGAGATCGACGATGTTCTCGAAGCGATATTGCTGGCGATTGCTCTCTTCTGAAATCAGATCGCGCTCCCACAGCCTCTCGTAAGGCCCGGAAAAATCCGCCACGTAAATCTGGATGTGATGCGGCTGGCAGACGACCGTCTCGGCATCGCTCTCGCGAAAGATCAGCGCCTGGCCGGGGCCGCAGGCAATGCGCAGGAAAGCCCCCTCCCCATCGGCATCCATGCGATGGCGCGCGCCGATCATCTCGCTATAGAAACGTCCGATCGCCGCCAGCGATCCCAGCGGCACTTCGAACTCCACATAGGCCATCCCCGAAGCCATCTGGCCGAAACGCTGCGGATCGGGCGTATGGCAGCGGGCGCGATTGCCCCAGGGGCAGTTGAGCTCGATGGCATCATTGGTGGCATGCCAGGAGAAGCGCGTGCCGGCCAGGTGGGGACCGACCTTCTGCAATCGCTCAACCAGCCCGGCGCGATCGGGCACAACGAGGCCAGCCACCGTGCGTGGTGCGTAAGCCGCTTCACCTGTCGGCAGATGAAACTGGCTCTGGCCGACATTGACCCACATATTGTCGACGCCGGTCATCAGATAAGGATCACGCGTGAGCCCGAGGCCGGTGACGTAATAGAGCGTCGCCAGCCGCTGGTCTGGCACGCGCAGGTTGATGTGGCCGATATCGATGATATTGCCGAGGTCTTCGCCGGCGCGGTCGACCCTTTTCCTGTCCATCACCAGCTCCCTACATTCTCTCTTCGTTGAGACGAGGCTAGCCTCGCCGCGCGGCGCGAGCAATGCCTTTGGTCTCAGCGCCTCGAACCGCCCGATGATGGCCTGACCCCGATGATCATGGAAACGAGATAGCCATCGCTGTCTTCCTTCACGTTGGCGAGAGACGCGGAGCCAGCGGAACGCGCGATAAAATCACGTGCGTTGAGCGTATCGCGCGCCAGCTTCCGGCCCGCGTAAGGCGGCTTGTTCTTGTAAATGACGTCGCTCACCGCATCGGGAAAGAAAATCTGCCCGGTCAGAACGCTGGTGGGATTGATAAAAGCTTTGAAGTGAATGTGGGTCGTGCGCCCCGGATACCAGCCGGGATAGATGGATTTGAAGTCGACAACGCCACGCTCATCGGCCATCTGCGTCCCACGCAGATAGGTTGCGCCCTTGGTATTGATGGGATGCGCGCGATCATCGCCCTGCCCCGGGTAGTTCGAATAGAGGCCCAGGGCATCGCAATGCCAGATGTCCATTCGGGCCCCCGGCAAAGGTTTGCAGGCCTGGTCGACCATCTGCAGACGCACGGTGACCGGCACACCCGGCCGCCCTTCCGTGATGTCGGATCGCACCAGTTTGGGGTCGAAATAATACGGCCCTTCCGTTGATGCCGGCGTCATGACGCAGACATCGGCATGAGGCAGGAGCTGCGTGGCCCCTGCGGCTGCTTGGGCGAAAGCATCTCGCGGCATCATCATACCGCCAGCAGCGGTCACGACGAGCCGCTGGAGGATCTGCCTGCGGCTGGCATCTGTGCGAAACATTGCGCCTCCAAGACAACAGGAAGACCAACAGGAAGATATCGGTGGAAGAGTGCGCCCCTCCAGGCCCAGCCACCTTAAGGTCCCGCGCCGGGAAGTCAGCTGAAAAAACTGTAATGTCATGGCCGTACGACGACTTGCGCCCAAGGACAGCCATGAGAGGCCTGGCCACTAGTCCTCATCAAAATTTTTACAAATTCGCCTGGGGTTTCAGCATGATTGCAGGAAAGACCGGCAATCTGACGCATATTCGCGCAGCGCTTGCATTCAGTTTTTAAAGATTTCGAGTACACTGAGTGAGTCGTTAACAACCGAAAGGAGGTGATCCAGTGTCTCATTGTCAGTTATCGCAGTCGCCGGTTTCTGAGGCCTGGACTCTCGCTTATGCGGAGTTCTGCACCGCGTGAGCGGTGCTCGTGTCATGTCAGCTTAATGTGACGTGGGTCCAACCGGCCGCGGTCGCGACAATGGAAGGGCCATCGAAAGATGGCCCTTCTTGTTTGAAGATACCTGCTTGTTTCAAGGTCTGCATTGTTTCAAGAGAGCAAGGTCAGGCAACCGAAGCTTCGGCGACATAAGGTTGCGCCAGTAGGGCTTTGTCACCGGCCACGGTGGTGCGGTGCAGGACGCGCCGTTCGTTCTGCATGTCATATTCCATCGCCCGGTGCATGGTGCAGCGATTATCCCACATCACCAGGTCGCCCAGCCGCCATTGATGGCGATAGGTGAATTGCGGTTGCGTCGTGAAAGCCGTCAGCTCAGCAATCAGCGCCTTGCCCTTCGCCTCATCCATGCCTTCCACATAGGCGATGTGCGAGCCCAGCAGCAAAGCCTTTCGGCCATTCTCGAGCCTTCGCACAAGCGGCTGGCGCACGGGCGGCGTGGCCTTACGAACCGCTTCCGGCCGCGATGGCAGATTGTTGCGCCGACGTGTCTCCTCGAAATCATGGACGACGACAATATTGTCGATCTCGGCTTGCTTCGCCGCGGGCAAAGCGTCGTAAGCCTTGCCGGTGTGGGCGAACATGGTGTCGCCGCCGGCTTTGGGGATCTCGCGCGAGAACAACAGCGACGCCTTGCTCAGCACAGGACGGAAGGATGAATCCGTGTGCCAATCGCTGGTGCCAAGCCAGAAGGATTTATGGCCCGCATCGTCGATCGGCTTGATGCGATCGGTGTGCTTTTCGACATTGGAGACGCGCAACACCGTCTTGAAGCCATGGGCCTGATCCTTCGGATCGGGAAAATCCTC from the Beijerinckia sp. 28-YEA-48 genome contains:
- a CDS encoding TauD/TfdA family dioxygenase; its protein translation is MSQAQVRPFSTGFGAEIVDLDLSQPLNENTFGLWSHAFEEHGVVILRGQTFSDEQQVAFSAWFGPLEDFPDPKDQAHGFKTVLRVSNVEKHTDRIKPIDDAGHKSFWLGTSDWHTDSSFRPVLSKASLLFSREIPKAGGDTMFAHTGKAYDALPAAKQAEIDNIVVVHDFEETRRRNNLPSRPEAVRKATPPVRQPLVRRLENGRKALLLGSHIAYVEGMDEAKGKALIAELTAFTTQPQFTYRHQWRLGDLVMWDNRCTMHRAMEYDMQNERRVLHRTTVAGDKALLAQPYVAEASVA
- a CDS encoding intradiol ring-cleavage dioxygenase — its product is MFRTDASRRQILQRLVVTAAGGMMMPRDAFAQAAAGATQLLPHADVCVMTPASTEGPYYFDPKLVRSDITEGRPGVPVTVRLQMVDQACKPLPGARMDIWHCDALGLYSNYPGQGDDRAHPINTKGATYLRGTQMADERGVVDFKSIYPGWYPGRTTHIHFKAFINPTSVLTGQIFFPDAVSDVIYKNKPPYAGRKLARDTLNARDFIARSAGSASLANVKEDSDGYLVSMIIGVRPSSGGSRR